A single window of Synechococcus sp. CBW1004 DNA harbors:
- a CDS encoding DUF1816 domain-containing protein translates to MNPLLWPMRNLANGLGLAWWARVETRSPDATYWFGPFVRRSTLEAALPGFLDDLRAESPASLDYSLVRTSRGEPLTEIPGADGAVPPA, encoded by the coding sequence ATGAATCCGCTGCTCTGGCCCATGCGCAACCTTGCCAATGGGCTGGGCCTCGCCTGGTGGGCGCGGGTGGAAACCCGGTCCCCGGACGCCACCTACTGGTTCGGTCCGTTCGTGCGCCGCAGCACCCTGGAGGCGGCCCTGCCGGGCTTCCTCGACGATCTGCGCGCCGAGTCGCCGGCCTCGCTCGACTACAGCCTCGTGCGCACCAGCCGGGGTGAGCCTCTCACCGAGATTCCCGGCGCCGACGGTGCCGTTCCGCCGGCCTGA
- the rlmB gene encoding 23S rRNA (guanosine(2251)-2'-O)-methyltransferase RlmB, translated as MSPRPDRRPDSRPDRGARRPGGGPSGRPPSRGSGRPGAPTRAPGNRRPGWGSAPEGSGSDRARPSRDAGRPMGEWTPRGRDGDSAAPRRGDAPRFGERRPERPEFGRTEERRWERRPEQRRPERGAARFDRRPEAGRPARSFSGPRPAGARPSGPRTPEAPGGSRFLPRGARPRPPAELVGLERRGPVGGAGRASEAPEGDHFAGAAPSDLIWGRHSSQAALESGRPIHRIWCTPEMRFSPRFLQLLREAKAGGVLVEEVTWARLGQISGGAVHQGIVLQPAAAETLDLPSLIDGCRSTGEAPLLIAVDGLTDPQNLGAIVRSAEALGAHGLVLPQRRNAGLTGSVAKVAAGALEHLPVARVVNLNRSLEALKDEGYRVIGLASEGSVTLEEADLDGPLVVVTGSEGDGLSLLTRKHCDQLVRIPLRGTTPSLNASVATALLLYEIARRGWMQGLRGNSPAPRLVRPSLPAPAPAAESDPAAVDPAPAAEVVDVAAEAAAAGAELLEPVSAPQAFAPGQVAQEGLTESAAEDAGEEVGDEAPVWHAAIAADPLLPERQELAPSAQQASAAPVERAGHDEAAASGAPDADLAEAHPGLSLPSPGVADLTAAPVVTPPGAGEAQLARGPETVVRLESSGDAGMSFQGDIRL; from the coding sequence ATGAGTCCCCGTCCTGATCGCCGTCCCGATTCCCGCCCGGATCGGGGGGCGCGCCGCCCCGGTGGAGGCCCTTCCGGCCGCCCGCCCAGTCGTGGCTCCGGCCGCCCCGGCGCACCCACCCGCGCACCCGGCAACCGCCGCCCCGGCTGGGGCTCCGCACCGGAGGGATCCGGTTCCGATCGCGCCCGTCCCAGCCGCGATGCCGGCCGGCCCATGGGGGAGTGGACACCGCGCGGCCGCGATGGCGACAGCGCCGCACCGCGCCGTGGGGATGCCCCCCGCTTCGGAGAGCGCCGCCCTGAGCGTCCGGAGTTCGGACGGACCGAGGAGCGCCGCTGGGAGCGGCGTCCTGAGCAGCGACGCCCCGAGCGGGGCGCTGCCCGCTTCGACCGTCGACCAGAGGCGGGTCGTCCCGCCCGTTCGTTCTCCGGGCCCCGTCCTGCGGGTGCTCGCCCCTCAGGGCCGCGGACGCCTGAGGCCCCCGGGGGATCCCGTTTCCTGCCCCGTGGGGCCCGTCCCCGTCCTCCCGCTGAGCTCGTTGGCCTGGAGCGCCGCGGCCCGGTCGGCGGCGCAGGCCGGGCCAGCGAGGCGCCGGAGGGTGACCACTTCGCCGGGGCCGCCCCCAGCGATCTGATCTGGGGGCGGCACTCCTCACAGGCGGCCCTGGAGAGCGGCCGTCCGATCCATCGCATCTGGTGCACGCCGGAGATGCGCTTCAGCCCGCGTTTCCTGCAGCTGCTGCGCGAAGCCAAGGCGGGCGGGGTCCTGGTGGAGGAGGTCACCTGGGCGCGGCTCGGCCAGATCAGCGGCGGCGCGGTGCATCAGGGCATCGTGCTGCAGCCCGCGGCGGCCGAGACCCTTGATCTGCCGAGCCTGATCGATGGCTGCCGTTCCACCGGTGAAGCGCCGCTCCTCATCGCCGTCGATGGTCTGACCGATCCCCAGAACCTGGGTGCGATCGTGCGCAGTGCCGAGGCCCTCGGGGCCCATGGCCTGGTGCTGCCGCAGCGCCGTAACGCCGGCCTGACCGGTTCGGTGGCGAAGGTGGCCGCCGGGGCGCTGGAGCACCTGCCGGTGGCGCGGGTCGTCAACCTCAACCGCTCACTGGAGGCCCTCAAGGACGAGGGCTATCGGGTGATCGGCCTGGCCTCCGAGGGCAGTGTCACCCTTGAGGAGGCCGACCTGGACGGACCGCTGGTGGTGGTCACCGGCTCGGAGGGTGACGGCCTGTCGCTTCTGACCCGCAAGCACTGCGACCAGCTGGTGCGCATCCCTCTGCGCGGCACCACCCCCAGCCTCAACGCCTCGGTGGCGACGGCGCTGCTGCTCTACGAGATCGCCCGCCGCGGCTGGATGCAGGGCCTGCGCGGCAACAGCCCGGCGCCGCGCCTGGTGCGTCCCTCCCTGCCCGCGCCCGCACCGGCCGCCGAGTCGGATCCTGCCGCCGTGGATCCCGCCCCAGCGGCAGAGGTGGTGGACGTCGCTGCGGAGGCGGCTGCAGCCGGAGCTGAGCTGCTGGAGCCTGTCTCCGCTCCGCAGGCCTTCGCACCCGGGCAGGTTGCCCAGGAGGGGCTGACGGAGTCTGCCGCCGAGGACGCCGGCGAGGAGGTTGGCGACGAGGCGCCGGTCTGGCATGCGGCCATCGCCGCTGACCCGCTGCTGCCTGAGCGCCAGGAGCTCGCCCCATCGGCCCAGCAGGCGTCTGCGGCGCCGGTGGAGCGAGCCGGCCACGACGAGGCTGCTGCCAGCGGCGCCCCCGACGCCGACCTGGCAGAGGCGCACCCCGGCCTTTCCCTCCCGTCACCCGGCGTGGCGGATCTGACCGCGGCGCCGGTGGTGACGCCGCCCGGCGCCGGGGAGGCGCAGCTTGCCCGAGGCCCGGAGACCGTGGTCAGGCTGGAGTCTTCCGGTGACGCCGGGATGAGCTTCCAGGGCGACATCCGCCTCTGA
- the gatA gene encoding Asp-tRNA(Asn)/Glu-tRNA(Gln) amidotransferase subunit GatA → MGIAQWREQLSRGEVSARELTELHLARVSAVDPQVHAFLAVTAERALADAARIDDARAAGEALPPLAGIPLAIKDNLCTKGIATTCSSRMLEHFVPPYESTVTDRLWQAGAVLLGKTNLDEFAMGSSTETSAFGPSRNPWNPDKVPGGSSGGSAAAVAAGECVASLGSDTGGSIRQPAAFCGVVGLKPTYGRVSRYGLVAFASSLDQVGPFSTSVADAAELLQVIAGADPRDSTCLRAPVPDYRAALSQPVAGLKVGIVRECFEAEGLDPQVKASVLAAAARLEALGCELVEVSCPRFNDGIATYYVIAPSEASANLARYDGVKYGYRAGDAASLAEMTARSRAEGFGEEVQRRILIGTYALSAGYVDAYYRKAQQVRTLIRRDFDRAFETVDVLLTPTSPTTAFGFGAHSEDPLAMYLADLLTIPANMAGLPAISVPCGFDDQGLPIGLQLITGVLQEERLLQVAHQYEQAAQVMAQRPEAALVAPDLV, encoded by the coding sequence ATGGGGATCGCCCAATGGCGGGAACAGCTGAGCCGCGGTGAGGTTTCGGCCCGCGAGCTCACCGAGCTCCACCTCGCGCGGGTCTCGGCGGTTGACCCCCAGGTGCACGCCTTCCTGGCCGTCACCGCTGAGCGCGCCCTCGCGGATGCTGCCCGCATCGACGACGCACGAGCCGCCGGCGAGGCGCTGCCGCCCCTGGCGGGCATCCCGCTGGCGATCAAGGACAACCTCTGCACCAAAGGGATCGCCACCACCTGCTCCAGCCGCATGCTGGAGCACTTCGTGCCGCCCTACGAATCGACGGTCACCGACCGGCTGTGGCAGGCCGGTGCCGTGCTGCTGGGCAAGACCAACCTCGATGAGTTCGCCATGGGCAGCTCCACCGAGACCTCGGCCTTCGGCCCCAGCCGCAATCCCTGGAATCCCGACAAGGTGCCCGGTGGCAGCTCCGGTGGCAGCGCTGCCGCCGTCGCCGCCGGGGAGTGCGTCGCCTCGCTCGGCTCCGATACCGGCGGATCGATCCGTCAGCCCGCCGCCTTCTGCGGTGTGGTGGGCCTCAAGCCCACCTATGGCCGCGTCAGCCGCTACGGCCTGGTGGCCTTCGCCAGCTCGCTCGATCAGGTGGGACCGTTCAGCACCAGCGTCGCCGACGCGGCCGAGCTGCTGCAGGTGATCGCCGGCGCTGATCCGCGTGATTCCACCTGCCTCAGGGCACCGGTGCCCGACTATCGCGCCGCCCTCAGCCAGCCGGTGGCGGGCCTGAAGGTCGGCATCGTGCGCGAGTGCTTCGAGGCCGAAGGCCTGGACCCGCAGGTGAAGGCCTCGGTGCTGGCCGCCGCCGCCCGGCTGGAGGCCCTCGGCTGTGAGCTGGTGGAGGTGAGCTGCCCCCGCTTCAACGACGGCATCGCCACCTACTACGTGATCGCCCCGTCGGAGGCGTCCGCCAACCTGGCCCGTTACGACGGCGTCAAGTACGGCTACCGGGCAGGCGACGCCGCCAGCCTGGCGGAGATGACCGCCCGCAGCCGCGCCGAGGGCTTCGGTGAGGAGGTGCAGCGCCGCATCCTCATCGGCACCTACGCCCTCTCTGCCGGCTACGTCGACGCGTACTACCGAAAGGCGCAGCAGGTGCGGACCCTGATCCGCCGCGACTTCGACCGCGCCTTCGAGACGGTGGACGTGCTGCTCACCCCCACCTCGCCCACCACCGCCTTCGGCTTCGGCGCCCACAGCGAGGATCCGCTGGCGATGTATCTGGCTGACCTGCTGACGATTCCGGCCAACATGGCCGGCCTGCCGGCGATCAGCGTCCCCTGCGGCTTCGATGACCAGGGGTTGCCGATCGGCCTGCAGCTGATCACCGGCGTGCTCCAGGAGGAGCGGCTGCTGCAGGTGGCCCATCAGTACGAGCAGGCGGCGCAGGTGATGGCCCAGCGTCCGGAGGCGGCGCTGGTGGCACCAGATCTGGTGTGA